In Citrus sinensis cultivar Valencia sweet orange chromosome 3, DVS_A1.0, whole genome shotgun sequence, the sequence ttttcatgctCTCATTAACTTTCTCACTTCTTACCTGAAACCAAATAATGACAAGACAACTGCCCATTAGACTATGACAAAAgttggaaattaaaataatatagtaggttattttgcataaaattggaaaaagaaagtttgaaTTTGTACTAATATACTCACCCTTTATGTTAACCCCTACTTGAAAGGCCGAAAGAGTAGTAACAgtagcaaaaaattaaaataatagaaatcaGAGTGCCCACTACATATAAATGGATCTAAAGAATAGATTATATAATAGCTTGTTTCTTATGAGTGATACATGGGATTCCacagataaaaagaaaataaaaatcaagtatgtgaattaaaaaaatacctaACCAATAGGGGTTAGTAAGATATTTTAGCTAATTATCAGTTGACAGAATCTAACCCACAATAAAAATTGCTATCTTATCACAATGGGAAtctgaattataaaattattgaacaaaACTTTTAACACCTACAAGTCCAAAtaacatcaaataaaatgCCTAAACAgctattaaatataaaatgtccTTGTAGGACTAAAGCCCTGTGGCCAATCCTTCAAAGTTCCAAGCAACAATATGATAAAAACATAATGCATAATATATAAGGAGCTTATCTGTAAAACTTCCATACAGTACTTATCATATTAAACAATGTACCTAATGAAATATTGGCTTATTTCTACCGAATATTACAATCTAAGTACACCAATTTCTCAAGCAATACCATATAGAAAGATATATGGGACCccgaagaaaaaagaaaaataaaaaatcgaAGTATgttagttatgatttcaaCTTTTGAACTCAAAGTCTGTGACAAATTTTGCTTCGGGAAATACTAACAAACACTTGAGAAAAACTAAAGTGTATCACACTTGAACCGTATATAAAgcacaagaataaaaacaacaagGGGCAAAAAGAGGCTAGATGTATCATCTTCATTTAAACATTATAAAtagaatcaaaatattaatgcatacACCAAAACCTTCAAAATTCTCTAAACATTCAAGTTTTTTcagattaagaaaataaatttataagaaaatcgAGAATCCGTATTTGTTGCGGTATTTTATCAAGCAATTGGCATGCAGCAATGTAAATGACAATTAAAACATGTAAATCTCTATACTTTGAAAGCTCACCTTCGTTATTCATCCAAAGAGAGATATATAGGACATGTAAGCTCCTTCTTTGATATTTATCCCCATCGTTCAATTATTGTCATGATCTCCATCCAAACCACGAAACACAGCAAAAGTGAATTGCGAATAGGTTTGGGGATTCGGCTTTCACtgtttttgccttttttttttataagttataCCCGATCGgttttaatgaatttgatcCCCAACCTTCTCCGTGCTTTGGCAGCGCAGGAGATGATGGCTCTTTCAAACGGTCAACGACGGCCTCTGATTGAAATCCACCACTTGATTCAGCTCGCAGGTCTAGGATTTGCATACAGAGAAAGTGAGATGCGGTGACGACTAGTGGCTGATGGAAACGAACGTAACGAGCATAGGATGAAGACGGCAATGACTGCTTGCTTGCTGGCTTGTGAGGGTTTGACGTGAGTGAGTGGGTCTGACGATTTGAGAAGAGCGGCTAGGGtttccaaaacaaaaatgtcaCAATGtgagtatttatattttcggtagaaattagaaaaaaatgtgaaagttttcaaattaataaaaaggataACAAAAGAGTGATGATGTATGACAAAACTTCCACGGATAAATTTGTTGTGACcattcaaaatctaaaaattcatttttgtaatttgtaaataatattttcattgagGCGGTAGTTTTACCTGCCAAGATGAAATTTTTCTATGTctaaattttacataaaaaagatatattttaaacttttgtgctaatataaaattaattttctacaaatatattgataatttaatatagatGAGATATATTACTTTGTAAGTATATTAATAATCACGTTGTGGCTACTAATTAATGCAGTTGtaaatcatttgaattaaaaacaaaatagttgATGTTTGAATCCATGGgagtaaatttagttgttattAAGCTAAATTAGCCACTTAGGCTTTAGCCTAGTGGTGAACCATTGACCTTATGGTGCGTTTACGTCATGGAATGAGAATGTGGTAGAATAGGAATGGgctgggaatgagaatgagttgGAATGTGAATGcgattttaatgtttactcggcaaaaataaatgggaatgagaatatGCTGAAATGTCATTGATGCatttacttgacaaaataaatgggaatgaggaatgggaatgaaaatcaatttactaaaatacttatagtattaataattaataaaaataattaatatatcattattaacaatattatcattatttttattattattattattattattattaaaaataatattaacaataattaataataaccaaaataataaagtcaataaaatttaatagtaataataataataatattattattattattaaattttattaactttattattttagttattattaattattgtcaatattatttttaataatattatcattattaatatttattattattaaattttattgactttattattttagttattattaattattgttattattattattattaatattatcattattaacatttattattattattaaattttattaactttattattttaattattattaattattgttaatattattattattattattttaattaatatcatttctatatctagataatgaaaattagattattattactattaaattttattaactttattattttagttattattaattatttttattattatttttattaataataataataacaacaataatgataaattaattatttttatcattatttttattgttaataatgataatattaataataaaaataaaaataattaataataactaaaataataaagttaataaaatttattattattattattaatgacatttaaaataataataaaaattttgataaattaaaataataaaattaattgtgatttgaattagggtaatttggaaaatatgaaaaaattagaggaatacaaaagtaaacatatatttcattcacattccCAACCCCCGGGAATGGGATTCCTATTCCTTATTCCCAAATTATGTGGGACCCACATATTTTATTCCCATtcccaaattacattttgtcaagtaaacataggtttcattcttattccttcattctcattccccatttcatgaagtaaacacaccattaaaGTAAAACATGACTATGAGGGCAATAGTTCGAGTCCCCATATACTTAAACTCccttaattaaacataattatatggagattatttgcaaagtttttcTCCCTTACGAAATGCAAGTGGAGTGGAGACACTCCTTCTCCGTGAGGGTTATTTGTCTGGGCACTTATttcatagaatttaaaatgtaataatataagtcttAGTTTGTatatctaattataaatatcagtgtaataatCTACTGTTATaacagttgtaaatatctgtgtaatacaGTAACATGATGCttaatcagttaaaaaaaataaattgaaaaaattatattcaaattcaatttcttttaccactagaataaaagtatataaattaaatttagcgAGAATTACAGTGAAAACATATTTCATGTGGCAAAGATTATAACAAGTTTAAGacgtataaataaaaatgaatttaaatgacTATTTCTCCCCAATGgcataaaatgttttaaaagtaaatttagtaaaacatACTGCTTactatgaaaatgaatttatatttttcatatttttaaataatttaatttttttagttgtgatataaattaacttaatttcaaaaaaatatagctATAAATGTAAGATtgaacatattttataatacttgCACATCATTTAGTAGACAAATCATGTACCCATATAGTGAGTGCAATGttactcaaataatttaatttaatttagaaatataacTGTCatgcttaaattatataactgTAAGTATAACATAATACaacattattcaatattacttgcattcaaattgtaattatcCATGTTATGTACCATTATGAATATGATTaatgtttaacaaaaaaattattatagcaaaaaggattaaataaaataattaatctcacTTAAGAtagtatgaattaatttgcacAAGAGATTGattatgagttttatttaaaaatatcaaatattagatgctttatatttttgtaatatatgaatatttttttagagggTATACATAAAACATACTAATATTGGCcactaataataacaacaacaacatttgaGGGGTAATTACGATATTTGGAATGACAATTATTTGATAGTTGGATAAATATTGTCCTCATTTTAGTAGGTAGGGATTTAAGTCCCTGAATGTGTAACGTGAGATCCTGGAATTGATTTCTTCTAAATATCTggaaataaatcaattttgttatatGTTCAGATACTCGGATTCTAATGTAATtaaaagttgataaaattattttgatagttttgtaagcaaaatatcattacatttattacataatattaaaagtagtgcaattaataaattaaaatttttttaattaatatataattatttccatttattatatttaaacagTATTCTAATTAGTACAcaagttacattttttaaagcaaaatatcattaaatttataatgtaatattaagaaaaataatataattatttttatttaaatatattagtccaattaattttatttaattatgtttcttttaggatataagttaaatatattaactatattttccatgaatcaaaagaaaaaggaagtatTTTTTTGGTGTAAAGTTGAGGGGGTCTTTgataatttactagttttgaaTTGATTATCTTAATATTTCCTAAAACGAGGGAGTTGTATGATAGTTTCTTTTAACATTTGCCGCTTTAAGCGATTAAAAGGAGGGTATCGGTGGCCGGTTACATCcgcattattaaaaaaataataaaggcaGCTGCATGACATGCAGCGCCGCATTACAGCCTGACCcttattctatatataatataaataagaataatgtTGTACAAATGCAAGCTAATTTTCAGCGCTACCCAAAAATCCTTCTAAGCATACCAAAGGCGTTTTTATGGCGGgtaaacaataaacaaaaaaagaaagatttaaGTAATCCCTCAGGGCAGCCAAGGCACCCGTGGCACCGTCATCAGCAGAAGGTATTCCTAATGCTAAGTAATCACGAGCCATTCTTGCGAGGGTCGGAAAAGATGGAGCATTGCTACGCCACCAAGCTAGTAGGTCAAACTGTTTATCTCTAGGAACTTTAAACAAATCGAAATAGCGATCAAGCTCTGATTTTGGTGATGAAGGCCTCCCCATGGCGTCTAGCATTTCATATGACTTTGAATTGCTGGAGTCGATGGCTGCATATTTGTCATAAACGTCtctaaaatctttattaattcGCTCAAGGTAtctgttgatgctgaaatctgctcgcccttggaccgaccagattctttcaccaacgtttATGTTATCCACTGCTGCTCGAACCACTGGGGTTGGAATCACTCTCCTTTCCCTTACTAGACCTGCGTTCACCAAAAatggatcagagacgccggtggttttgccggcgtaaaccctccgatgcctaagttagcacaaggtgtttacgggaaaacagtTAAATTTAGATTCTAGAGTGGTTCTAATTTGCTcgaagtttgtaataaaattgcCTGGTTTCAATTTGGCAACGTTTTCCCTCCCTCAGTTTTTCTATCCCCTTTCTTCATcgatttctctctcttttataGCCGCTCCCTGTCTCACGTTTTCCGTTTACCCTTCATCCCCCCTTTTTCGGGTGGTGGCAGTCCCTCATGGGGCTCTAACTGTTACattgtgggcaaacgtgggTCTCGCGTGTCCTTCAacggttctgggaaaagcgCAACTACCGCGATTCTGTGGGATCGTGTTCCCGCTTTCTTGGGGATGAGTATCGGCTCGGTATATTTTCCTGGTTGTACTCATTTCTGGTCGGCTCATGTTTGCCCCAGTGTTCTGCTCGCATCATTCGGCTGAAGCGATCCGTGCTGGGGCGGAAACAGTAGCATGGCCGACTTGGTGCTTTTATGTACTCAACAGTATCTATCAGCATCACTGCCAAAAACCTCTTTGTAGTGAAGTTGCAGACCATCCATTTTGAACCGTGGGTCAAGAATTACTGCAATGACTCTAGCCGAATAATGTTTGCTAAAACATATATCAATAGCTTCCTTCATCACTTTTTGGCAAAAAAGACAATCTTCAATGCGGTGGCTGGATCGATCCTTTAATAGCTTATGCGCGTAAGGAAGATCTACAATTATTGGAATATCACGTGTTTTCCACGAGAAGCTGTCAGTAACATCcttcaagaatttcaaataCTCGAACGTGGCAGTTACCTCATCCCATTTTTgtttagttaaaattaattgaccTAAAAACAGAATCGAATTGCTCCAGCACTGAAAATACTTCTTTCAAGCCCACTGCAGCCTCTAAGTACCCAAGAAAAGCCAAGGAAGAAGGATCAAACCTGAGCCAGGAAATCGCTTCTTTTACGGCTCTATCCAACTGAATTCGATCATCTAATGTTGACTTGTTATGCACATATCGAGCACACCCCTTTAAGGACTGTATCCCATCCCTGGCGTAATCTTCGGAGTACTTATAACGCATTAAAAAATCAGCGTCAAGTAGGCAGTCGGCAAAAGGGACCAATTTCTACTCACTGTgcctagggatggcaattgcacccgcaaacccgcccaaacccacccgccaaaacccgcccgttgcgggtaattttacccgttgcgggcgggtttagtattataaattaaaacccgcacatggatgcgggtgggtttggtattaaccttatatccggtggatacccgcatggatatccaccaaacccgcaatatttttttcaaatatttttaatttaattttaatctaaaaatgtataaagaaaataatgtcattaattaaattaccaaatagccaaaggctcaaagttgtgtatgtgtgtatgtggccTATatcctattctaaagtcataatctaaagaaaactaaaggcattttccttcgaattagtatttgaaaatattaatcttaattattattataggcattgtgttggatgggtgcttatggtggtgaatgaaatgaatatattctcttggagcttgttttaaatgataatatgaaatgtaattattatttttagatactagtttgtgttttttaaatggatttgtgtaatttatacttaaatttgagaatttgtgttgaattgatgtggaaattttaatttttcatttacattatttaaatataaaattgagtatgttatatgaaatttgaggttattattataaatttatatattaaacatttgtgattttaaatacggaaacccgcaaaaaatccgccggataccattgcgggtttggtaattgttaaaacccgctgcgggtgggtttttgtaaaaaaattaaaacccgctgcgggttgcgggtgggtttggtaatttaaattttgtgcgggtttgggtttggtaatgacaaacccgctgcgggcggtgcccattgccatccctaactGTGCctcaattaataaatcattatttgggTGCTTAAGACTTGATTCAATTCCATTGGATTTAATCGTTAAACACCAATACTTCACATTAAATGGATTATTTTGCAGtgctttaacaaaatttttttgattataATCTGACCACCTGAGTTTGATTTGGTAAATCATATTTCTATAATACTGACTTTAATCAGAGTTATTGGGttgtttattgaattttaagttGGTTAGTTGATTATTTGGTAAAAGCAGCTAAAGGGATTAAAATGTTCAAGAAACTTCAAAGCAGTTCCAACTCATTTTACTAAATGCGgatcaacataaattttatgttaagtGCAACAAATGTCTCAGCCCcataaattaaccaaaaattaatatatattttttgttttcttttattttttggtgttaaactggttattttattttttttctttttaataatatctaaaaaattattataatagggcaatattgtaaaaataagttaaaggaacaaaagataatgataaaaatgtcaataatttaatagtaagGATGATTTAAgccatttttaaaaatataagaattaaacggatactaacttcaaaatatagagactaaacaaatttttaccccttcattaaatttaaagttaCAAATATTGTGGAAAGCACCAAGAGAAATAGATGATACTAGGTAGTCACAAGCCACCCCTGCCAAGTGCCAACAACGGATAATATGGAGTGTCTTGCCACGCCACcgatgttaaaaaaaaaaaaaaagtaagggtgtAGACAATGCCTAATgacataaattattaattaaataataacatgacatgatttgtataattattttcattaattttttctaaaccAACATATATCTTtatgtcattttaatttatacaaataatttatagCCCTATCATTACATGggaatttttcataattttattgaaagtttatttaaaactaTCAAAGTTATACCTCTATATATTGTATaaaaattagggatggcaatggggaggggaggggaggggaccaatctccccatacccatccccgatatttgcgtatgtccccgtTCCCGTCAGAattgcttgagagaatcctcatccactccccgaataataacaggggatctccaagggtccccggtccccaaataactaatagtctaatacattttttttattttcgattttaaattaatcatattaaaataaaaaattcagataaaaataaagttcaaaatatatcttacattaatattaatccattacaaagtcaca encodes:
- the LOC127900816 gene encoding uncharacterized protein LOC127900816, which translates into the protein MRYKYSEDYARDGIQSLKGCARYVHNKSTLDDRIQLDRAVKEAISWLRFDPSSLAFLGYLEAAVGLKEVFSVLEQFDSVFSFSWKTRDIPIIVDLPYAHKLLKDRSSHRIEDCLFCQKVMKEAIDICFSKHYSARVIAVILDPRFKMDGLQLHYKEVFGSDADRYC